From candidate division Zixibacteria bacterium HGW-Zixibacteria-1, a single genomic window includes:
- a CDS encoding hydrogenase has protein sequence MRRISSVGEFAEFRSRILSEKDAQYEKLTLVVSAGTCGQASGANDIIRVIKRYIIERNLREKIALRITGCQGFCEVEPFILIQPGQHLYPKLKMEDVPRVIEAALGGFIDEQLIYKELSGKKIYKSQDDIPFFRKQTRTILGNNEKLDPIRIFDYVENGGYAALEKVLLKMDPDWVISEIKGSGLRGRGGAGFPTGRKWELARASNKGQGPKYVVCNADEGDPGAYMDRSMLEGNPHAIIEGMIIAGIAIGATQGYVYVRNEYPLAIKHTLIALRQAREMGLLGDNILGTGINFDIEIVRGAGAFVCGEETALIKSIEGFMGEPRQRPPYPIEKGIGGYPTCINNVETLANIPVIISRGAAEFARVGVPGNTGTKIFSLVGKIRNTGLVEVPLGIKIREVVYDIGGGPLGEAKIKAVQTGGPSGGCIPAGMFDLPIDYDSLVKAGSIMGSGGMIVMDDNTCMVDIAKYFMSFLKEESCGKCFTCRKGTQRMYEILDDISKGKGGVVALDLLEELAHVVKDTTMCGLGQSASNPVLSTLRYFRDEYLEHVVNKNCPAGVCKELVGAPCQATCPLGTEAWRYVAHISRGEYEQAYTVIREANPFPSVCARVCNHPCEEKCRAGTSGGDSIAIRALKRFVTDRVDPSIYVPVRQASAAENGEKVAIIGAGPAGLTAAHYLSLRGYRVTVFEAEGKPGGMMFTAIPSYRLPREVIEKEIESLIDDNIELKCNMALGKNVNIDGLLNDGYKAVFLALGAHKSKPLQIEGEDAEGVYPSIQFLREFNVLGKKRAKGAVGVIGGGNSAVDAARVAVRQEGAKDVTIFYRRTRKEMPAYEEEIEAMIQEGVHLETLITPIRVITKDGRLVGLECQRNKLGEPDASGRRRPVPIEGSQYVVPLDTLVVAISEGSDIDCISVASSMEIETDPKINGVKVDHETLCTNRPGVFAGGDLVTGPNTIVEAIAAGKRVAVMIDRYIKGEAMKQPRTVKLPKAYVEPIEGSEELAGTARVDTPRASVQWRKRGFAEVEMSLSLEEATREACRCLRCDLEFTKKAETEPEEETVAATGGKSA, from the coding sequence ATGAGGAGAATTTCATCCGTTGGCGAATTTGCTGAGTTCCGCAGTCGAATATTGAGTGAAAAAGATGCTCAATATGAGAAATTGACACTGGTCGTAAGCGCCGGGACATGCGGGCAGGCAAGCGGAGCCAACGATATCATCAGGGTTATAAAGCGATATATCATCGAGCGCAATCTTCGAGAAAAGATTGCTCTCAGGATAACGGGCTGTCAGGGTTTCTGCGAAGTGGAACCGTTCATTCTTATACAGCCCGGTCAGCATCTCTATCCCAAGTTGAAAATGGAAGATGTTCCCCGGGTGATCGAGGCGGCACTGGGCGGATTTATCGACGAGCAGTTGATATACAAAGAACTATCCGGGAAAAAGATTTACAAAAGCCAGGACGATATTCCGTTTTTTCGGAAACAGACCCGAACCATCCTTGGCAACAATGAGAAGCTGGATCCGATCAGGATTTTCGATTATGTCGAAAACGGCGGATATGCCGCCCTGGAAAAAGTGTTGCTGAAAATGGACCCCGACTGGGTCATCAGCGAAATCAAGGGATCGGGATTGCGGGGGCGCGGCGGGGCCGGTTTTCCAACCGGCAGAAAATGGGAGCTGGCCAGGGCCTCCAACAAGGGTCAGGGCCCCAAATATGTCGTATGCAATGCGGATGAGGGCGACCCCGGTGCCTATATGGATCGGTCAATGCTCGAGGGAAATCCTCATGCCATTATCGAAGGCATGATCATTGCGGGCATCGCCATCGGTGCCACCCAGGGTTATGTATATGTCCGCAATGAATATCCGCTGGCCATCAAGCATACCTTGATTGCCCTGCGGCAGGCGCGTGAAATGGGTCTGTTGGGAGATAATATCCTCGGTACCGGAATCAATTTCGACATCGAGATCGTCCGGGGCGCCGGTGCCTTTGTCTGTGGTGAAGAAACAGCCTTGATAAAATCGATCGAGGGTTTCATGGGTGAGCCGAGACAGCGCCCGCCCTACCCGATCGAAAAAGGTATCGGCGGTTATCCGACCTGTATCAACAATGTCGAGACACTCGCCAATATACCGGTCATTATCAGCCGCGGCGCGGCCGAGTTTGCCAGGGTCGGAGTGCCCGGCAATACCGGCACCAAGATATTTTCGCTGGTCGGGAAGATAAGGAACACCGGTTTGGTCGAGGTGCCGCTCGGGATCAAGATCCGCGAGGTCGTTTATGACATCGGCGGCGGGCCTTTGGGTGAGGCCAAGATCAAGGCGGTGCAGACCGGCGGGCCGTCGGGCGGGTGTATCCCCGCCGGCATGTTCGATTTGCCTATTGATTATGACAGTCTGGTCAAGGCCGGGTCGATTATGGGCTCCGGCGGTATGATTGTCATGGATGATAATACCTGCATGGTGGATATCGCCAAGTACTTCATGAGTTTCCTTAAGGAAGAATCATGCGGCAAGTGTTTCACCTGCCGCAAGGGAACCCAGCGGATGTACGAAATACTGGATGATATCTCCAAAGGAAAGGGCGGCGTCGTGGCGCTTGACCTGCTCGAAGAACTGGCTCATGTGGTCAAGGATACCACCATGTGCGGTCTGGGTCAGTCGGCCTCCAATCCGGTCCTGAGTACGCTGCGATATTTCCGTGATGAATATCTCGAGCATGTGGTCAACAAGAACTGCCCGGCCGGCGTCTGCAAGGAACTGGTCGGCGCACCATGCCAGGCGACCTGCCCTCTGGGTACCGAGGCATGGCGCTATGTGGCCCACATTTCGCGCGGCGAATACGAGCAGGCGTACACCGTCATCCGGGAAGCCAACCCGTTTCCGTCGGTATGCGCCAGGGTGTGCAATCATCCGTGCGAAGAAAAATGCCGGGCCGGGACGAGCGGCGGCGATTCGATCGCAATTCGCGCTCTGAAGCGTTTCGTCACCGATCGTGTCGATCCCTCCATTTATGTACCGGTCAGACAAGCCTCTGCCGCTGAAAACGGCGAGAAGGTGGCCATTATCGGCGCCGGTCCGGCCGGATTGACGGCGGCCCATTACCTTTCGCTCAGGGGATACAGGGTCACGGTGTTCGAGGCCGAAGGAAAACCGGGCGGGATGATGTTCACCGCTATTCCGTCCTATCGACTTCCCCGCGAAGTCATTGAAAAGGAAATAGAATCTCTCATAGATGATAACATCGAACTGAAGTGCAATATGGCCCTGGGCAAGAACGTCAATATCGACGGTCTGCTCAACGACGGCTACAAGGCGGTCTTCCTGGCCCTGGGCGCTCACAAGAGCAAGCCGCTTCAGATCGAAGGCGAGGATGCCGAGGGCGTTTATCCCTCAATTCAATTCCTCCGTGAATTCAATGTTCTTGGCAAAAAACGCGCCAAAGGCGCGGTCGGTGTGATCGGCGGCGGTAACTCGGCGGTCGATGCCGCCCGCGTGGCGGTTCGGCAGGAAGGCGCCAAAGATGTGACCATATTCTATCGGCGTACCCGCAAAGAGATGCCCGCGTATGAGGAAGAGATCGAAGCCATGATTCAGGAAGGCGTTCATCTCGAAACCCTCATCACTCCGATCAGAGTCATTACCAAGGACGGCCGGCTGGTCGGACTCGAGTGCCAGCGCAACAAGCTGGGCGAACCTGACGCCAGCGGCCGCCGTCGGCCGGTACCGATCGAGGGCAGTCAGTATGTTGTCCCGCTCGATACGCTGGTCGTGGCCATCAGTGAGGGATCGGATATAGATTGCATCTCGGTCGCCAGTTCCATGGAAATCGAGACCGATCCGAAAATAAACGGTGTCAAGGTGGATCATGAGACACTGTGCACCAATCGGCCGGGTGTCTTTGCCGGCGGTGATCTGGTCACCGGGCCCAACACGATTGTCGAAGCCATTGCGGCCGGCAAGCGGGTGGCGGTGATGATCGACCGCTATATCAAGGGTGAGGCCATGAAGCAGCCGCGGACGGTCAAACTGCCGAAGGCTTACGTCGAGCCGATCGAGGGCAGCGAGGAACTGGCCGGAACGGCCAGGGTCGATACACCGAGGGCTTCGGTGCAATGGCGCAAGAGGGGTTTTGCCGAGGTCGAGATGTCGCTCTCGCTCGAAGAAGCCACGCGTGAAGCCTGCCGCTGCCTGAGGTGCGACCTGGAATTTACCAAAAAGGCCGAAACCGAACCGGAAGAAGAAACTGTCGCGGCGACGGGAGGTAAGTCAGCATGA